One genomic segment of Vulcanisaeta thermophila includes these proteins:
- a CDS encoding MBL fold metallo-hydrolase yields the protein MRLMIKFLGGGGEVGRMAIFIKDASMDKGVLLDYGVNFDENDRPVLPGHVRPRDLIAVFLSHAHLDHCGALPSLYVSAPPPLYATPLTLELADIMFRDAIKLSGYYLPYEDEEIKAVLEHAVPVTYGEDVEVNGDVRAEVLNAGHVPGSMLTLLEVNGARVLFTGDFNLAPTNLLRGADLYHVPRDVDVVIMEGTYVNFTHPPREEVEGEFISAVKETLEGGGSVLIPVFTIGRAQEILVTLYKYGIDYPVIVDGLARVANQVVAKYPHYLADPSMYMKALEGSLEVMTDQQRRSLLREPSIILSPAGMLKGGAAVYYLKRLGRDRKNAIILPSYQAPDTPGFELLTRGRAFIDKGELFLEAKLYWFDFSAHSGKAELEEFIRYFSPDTRIFIVHTEPIKAMQFMDRLRDKYGVDNVRVPINEEVVLLDLRR from the coding sequence ATGAGGTTGATGATTAAGTTCCTCGGTGGGGGTGGGGAGGTTGGTAGGATGGCTATTTTCATTAAGGATGCCTCCATGGATAAGGGGGTTCTGTTGGACTATGGTGTGAACTTTGATGAGAACGATAGGCCCGTGCTCCCTGGCCATGTTAGGCCCAGGGATTTGATTGCTGTATTCCTAAGCCACGCGCACCTGGATCACTGTGGGGCATTACCCAGCCTCTACGTTAGTGCTCCACCACCATTATACGCGACCCCACTGACGCTTGAGCTTGCTGACATAATGTTTAGGGACGCCATTAAACTCAGTGGTTACTACCTGCCCTATGAGGATGAGGAGATAAAGGCCGTTCTAGAGCATGCCGTGCCCGTAACGTATGGTGAGGACGTGGAGGTTAACGGTGATGTCAGAGCTGAGGTGCTCAATGCGGGTCACGTACCCGGTAGTATGCTCACGCTACTCGAGGTTAATGGTGCCAGGGTTTTATTCACTGGGGACTTCAACCTGGCACCCACAAACCTACTCAGGGGCGCTGATCTCTACCACGTGCCCAGGGACGTTGATGTGGTCATAATGGAGGGCACTTACGTAAACTTCACACACCCACCCAGGGAGGAGGTTGAGGGTGAGTTCATAAGCGCTGTCAAGGAGACCCTGGAGGGTGGTGGGTCCGTTTTAATACCCGTGTTCACGATAGGCAGGGCCCAGGAGATACTGGTCACGCTTTATAAGTACGGAATTGACTACCCGGTGATTGTGGATGGCCTTGCCAGGGTTGCAAACCAGGTGGTGGCTAAGTACCCGCATTACCTGGCGGACCCCAGCATGTACATGAAGGCGCTGGAGGGCAGTCTCGAGGTAATGACCGACCAGCAGAGGCGATCATTGCTTAGGGAACCATCTATAATACTATCGCCGGCGGGCATGCTCAAGGGGGGCGCCGCCGTTTATTACCTAAAGAGGCTTGGTAGGGATAGGAAAAACGCAATCATACTACCCAGCTACCAGGCACCCGACACACCTGGCTTTGAATTGCTCACTAGGGGTAGGGCGTTTATTGATAAGGGTGAGTTGTTTCTTGAGGCCAAGCTTTACTGGTTCGACTTCAGTGCACATAGTGGTAAGGCTGAGCTTGAGGAGTTCATAAGGTACTTCAGCCCTGATACGAGGATATTCATAGTGCATACAGAGCCCATAAAGGCTATGCAGTTCATGGACAGGTTGAGGGATAAGTATGGTGTGGATAATGTACGTGTACCCATTAATGAGGAGGTAGTGCTACTGGATTTGAGGCGCTAG
- a CDS encoding radical SAM/SPASM domain-containing protein, with amino-acid sequence MINISNIALGMGTVSLSIKGHDYVKAHREFTDISRPLIFWNITYRCNLKCLHCYINAIQGLSRDELTTEEALRVIDDAHELGVPLLIISGGEPLIREDFEVLARRAHDHGIPISLSTNGTLISEKWSEKLGELGVRYVGISIDSPIPEVHDKIRGVVGAFDLALRGIKNVMKVGIPVGIRTTVTKLNIDHAHEVVELAHKIGVSRVAFYHLVPSGRGKSIMNLLPSGDQLLRFLMRLINIAAKYRDVEILTVDNPSDGVVAALLTSEDEGEFLQKLRLVARMGACSAGRKVMSIYPNGDVYPCQFFNDKPMGNVRRDRLTEIWLKPRMNTELVIRLRERRYGESSPCGRCPYLPYCGGCRVRAGAFNNDPWSMDPICTLDALRRLWRTGEVELKPWQVRIMREFEEAVLKG; translated from the coding sequence ATGATTAATATATCCAATATAGCCCTGGGCATGGGCACCGTGAGCTTGTCAATCAAGGGGCATGATTACGTGAAGGCCCATAGGGAATTCACGGACATAAGCAGGCCCTTGATATTCTGGAACATAACCTATAGGTGCAACCTAAAGTGCCTGCACTGCTACATAAACGCCATTCAGGGGTTGAGCAGGGATGAGTTGACTACGGAGGAGGCCCTTAGGGTCATTGATGATGCCCATGAGTTGGGGGTGCCATTATTGATAATCAGTGGTGGTGAGCCGCTGATTAGGGAGGATTTCGAGGTCCTGGCCAGGAGGGCCCATGACCACGGTATACCCATCTCCCTAAGCACCAACGGCACGCTCATAAGCGAGAAGTGGTCTGAGAAGCTGGGGGAGCTGGGTGTGAGGTACGTGGGCATTAGCATTGACTCCCCAATACCAGAGGTTCATGATAAGATAAGGGGTGTTGTGGGCGCCTTCGACCTGGCTCTACGTGGTATTAAGAACGTAATGAAGGTGGGCATTCCCGTGGGTATCAGGACCACCGTTACCAAACTAAACATAGACCATGCCCATGAGGTAGTGGAGCTGGCCCACAAGATCGGTGTTTCCAGGGTTGCATTCTACCACCTGGTCCCCTCGGGACGCGGCAAGTCCATAATGAACCTACTACCCAGTGGTGACCAGCTTCTTCGTTTCCTAATGAGGCTGATCAACATAGCCGCTAAGTACAGGGATGTTGAGATACTCACTGTTGACAACCCATCCGACGGTGTCGTGGCTGCACTACTAACTAGTGAGGATGAGGGTGAGTTCCTGCAAAAACTGAGGCTTGTGGCTAGGATGGGCGCCTGCAGTGCGGGTAGGAAGGTTATGAGTATATACCCGAATGGTGATGTTTACCCGTGCCAATTCTTCAATGATAAGCCCATGGGTAATGTGAGGAGGGATAGGCTAACCGAAATATGGCTCAAGCCAAGGATGAACACCGAGCTTGTGATAAGGCTTAGGGAGAGGAGGTACGGCGAGTCATCACCCTGTGGTAGGTGTCCATACCTACCCTACTGCGGTGGTTGTAGGGTTAGGGCTGGCGCCTTCAATAACGACCCATGGTCCATGGACCCCATCTGCACCTTGGATGCACTACGCAGGTTATGGAGAACTGGGGAGGTGGAGCTTAAGCCCTGGCAGGTAAGGATAATGAGGGAATTCGAGGAAGCTGTTTTAAAAGGATAA
- a CDS encoding TIGR04053 family radical SAM/SPASM domain-containing protein → MSTWPLNEKPVLIFYETTRACPLACRHCRANAILKPLPNELMTQEAMKLIDDITGFGKPYPVLILTGGDPLMREDIFEIMDYAKSQGIPIALSPAVSTKLLNEDVLREIKGRVSSVSISLDGAEARTHNAIRKTALEPIDVFKTTLRVFDVFRAVGIPFQVNTAVMKMNVRELPRIFKIVHDHGATAWEVFFLIRVGRAMELEPLDPWESEDVVQFLYEASMYGVQVRTVEAPFFRRVIIQRNNGLSYRGMGLYEELTSELRKIMGEPPKNAKRPTFTPTRDGYGIIFISSEGNIYPSGFLPLYLGNVRKDNIVRVYREHPVLMRIREANFNGRCGICEFRSICGGSRARAYTELNDPFGEDPACVYKPTPNPQPTP, encoded by the coding sequence ATGAGTACATGGCCCCTTAATGAGAAGCCCGTGCTGATCTTCTACGAAACCACCAGGGCATGCCCCCTAGCCTGCAGGCACTGCAGGGCCAATGCAATACTGAAGCCACTACCCAATGAGTTAATGACCCAGGAGGCCATGAAACTCATCGATGACATAACCGGGTTTGGGAAGCCATACCCAGTACTCATACTCACGGGCGGGGACCCACTCATGAGGGAGGACATCTTCGAGATAATGGACTACGCCAAATCCCAGGGAATACCCATAGCCCTATCGCCTGCCGTCTCCACGAAGCTGCTCAATGAGGATGTGCTCAGGGAGATAAAGGGTAGGGTTTCCTCAGTCTCCATAAGCCTCGATGGGGCCGAGGCCAGGACGCACAATGCCATTAGGAAGACAGCACTGGAGCCCATTGATGTTTTCAAGACCACATTAAGGGTGTTTGATGTATTTAGGGCCGTGGGTATACCGTTTCAGGTGAATACCGCTGTCATGAAGATGAACGTTAGAGAGTTACCAAGGATCTTCAAGATAGTTCATGACCACGGAGCCACGGCTTGGGAGGTGTTCTTCCTAATCAGAGTAGGAAGGGCTATGGAGCTGGAGCCCCTGGACCCGTGGGAGAGTGAGGATGTGGTGCAATTCCTGTACGAAGCCTCGATGTACGGGGTCCAGGTGAGGACTGTGGAGGCGCCATTCTTCAGGAGGGTTATTATTCAGAGGAATAATGGCCTTAGTTACAGGGGTATGGGGCTCTATGAGGAATTAACCAGTGAGCTCAGGAAAATAATGGGTGAACCACCCAAAAATGCCAAGAGACCCACCTTCACACCCACCAGGGATGGTTACGGGATAATATTCATATCCAGCGAGGGAAACATATACCCAAGTGGATTTCTACCACTATACCTGGGCAATGTGAGGAAGGACAACATAGTTAGGGTGTACAGGGAACACCCAGTACTGATGAGAATACGCGAGGCCAACTTCAACGGCAGGTGCGGCATCTGCGAATTCAGAAGCATATGTGGTGGATCGAGGGCTAGGGCATACACAGAGCTCAATGACCCATTCGGTGAAGACCCAGCCTGCGTATACAAACCTACACCAAATCCCCAACCAACCCCATGA
- a CDS encoding histidine phosphatase family protein, giving the protein MILYFVRHGEAELNVKGILQSRDYDTNPLTPRGRLEAAAATLLLRRLGVDGYVFTSPLRRARETAMCISAEARVDERLREVDMGEWELRSIHEVPFDKYRLDPVSHGPPGGESMDSVVRRVRDFMDFAKSLNTKAVIAVSHWHPIATALALVMGLPLSRIYRIRISTGSISAVDLGEDEVLFINLSPLRVLRGLGFNDAEIMRACAQRPPEGL; this is encoded by the coding sequence GTGATTTTGTACTTTGTTAGGCATGGGGAGGCGGAGTTGAATGTTAAGGGCATTCTTCAGTCCAGGGATTATGACACAAATCCACTAACCCCCAGGGGCAGGCTTGAGGCTGCTGCGGCGACCCTCTTACTTAGGAGACTTGGCGTTGATGGTTACGTGTTTACATCACCCCTGAGGAGGGCTAGGGAGACCGCCATGTGCATTAGTGCTGAGGCTAGGGTTGATGAGAGGCTTAGGGAGGTTGATATGGGTGAGTGGGAGTTGAGGAGTATACACGAGGTCCCCTTTGATAAATATAGGCTTGACCCGGTTAGTCACGGCCCACCGGGTGGTGAGTCCATGGACTCCGTTGTGCGGAGGGTTAGGGATTTCATGGATTTCGCCAAGTCCCTAAACACAAAGGCAGTCATTGCAGTGTCTCACTGGCACCCAATAGCCACTGCCCTGGCATTGGTCATGGGGCTTCCCCTGAGCAGGATTTACAGGATACGCATAAGCACTGGCTCCATCTCCGCCGTGGACCTGGGCGAGGATGAGGTCCTATTCATTAATTTAAGCCCCCTCAGGGTTTTGAGGGGTTTGGGTTTTAATGATGCCGAGATAATGAGGGCATGTGCCCAGCGACCACCTGAGGGATTGTGA
- a CDS encoding M24 family metallopeptidase, giving the protein MGGKIKGLMEALKDLDVDAVVVVPGANFRYLVGMYIETFERFGALIICVKTNDYALVLPRLDEGKARSTGLPYVTYGDGEDPAMVVRGFLSGCGPVRRVGVEGGMRVSQLWVLRRAVGDFVDVPIDGVVMGMRISKDEEEIRNIEGAVRALERGFRAVEEELRPGITERELARIVASEIEAHGAEPRDILIQSGPNSAIPHWLPGNRRIERGDVVVVDITATHNDYYGDLTRTFTVGDNEPSGFRVVYDLVKRAHDEAIGNVRDGVTGSYLDSIARGVITRGGFGEYFIHRTGHGIGLEVHEEPFISQDYDKPLPRGSVFTIEPGIYIPGRFGVRIESNVVINRDGSVLVLDKYPY; this is encoded by the coding sequence ATGGGAGGTAAAATTAAGGGGCTTATGGAGGCGTTGAAGGACTTGGATGTGGACGCCGTGGTCGTAGTCCCCGGCGCTAATTTCAGGTACTTAGTGGGTATGTACATAGAGACCTTCGAGAGGTTCGGCGCGCTGATAATATGCGTAAAGACCAATGACTACGCATTAGTGCTTCCTAGGCTTGATGAGGGTAAGGCCAGGTCCACGGGGTTACCCTACGTGACCTATGGGGATGGGGAGGACCCGGCGATGGTTGTTAGGGGGTTCCTAAGTGGTTGTGGTCCTGTGAGGAGGGTTGGTGTTGAGGGTGGCATGAGGGTGAGCCAGTTATGGGTTTTGAGGAGGGCCGTTGGTGACTTCGTTGATGTGCCCATTGATGGGGTGGTTATGGGCATGAGGATTAGTAAGGATGAGGAGGAGATACGCAACATAGAGGGTGCGGTGAGGGCTTTGGAGCGTGGGTTTAGGGCTGTGGAGGAGGAGTTGAGGCCTGGCATTACTGAGAGGGAGCTGGCCAGGATCGTGGCTAGTGAGATTGAGGCCCATGGCGCCGAGCCCAGGGACATACTAATACAGAGCGGGCCCAACTCAGCAATACCGCACTGGTTACCTGGCAATAGGCGTATTGAGCGTGGGGATGTGGTTGTTGTGGACATAACAGCAACACACAATGACTACTATGGGGACCTAACGAGAACATTCACGGTTGGGGACAATGAACCCAGTGGGTTCAGGGTGGTGTATGACTTGGTTAAGCGGGCTCATGATGAGGCGATAGGCAATGTTAGGGATGGTGTTACGGGCTCCTACCTGGACTCCATAGCCCGCGGTGTAATAACCCGCGGGGGCTTTGGGGAGTACTTCATACACCGTACTGGGCATGGGATTGGGCTTGAGGTTCATGAGGAACCATTCATAAGCCAGGACTATGATAAGCCCCTGCCCAGGGGCTCTGTATTCACCATAGAGCCTGGAATATACATACCGGGGAGGTTCGGGGTGAGGATAGAGAGTAACGTGGTCATTAACCGGGACGGATCCGTATTGGTACTGGACAAATACCCATACTAA
- a CDS encoding sodium-translocating pyrophosphatase: protein MIPLTLALAVVIPIIGIILAAYNASSVLRIVPGKRELTEINMLIAEGGKTFLMREYKTILPTGVVLTILIWAAYYLVFHNPLYGNLAALSFALGAIGSAVAGYLGMYVTTRSAAKTAWMARNGMGPALSTSFRAGTVMGLSLASIALLIVTILYWAYSSILPTPEWAEVLAPVAFGASLISLFIRVAGGIYTKAADWGADIVGKVEAGIPEDDPRNPGVIADNVGDNVGDCAGMASDVYESFVVVLTGALLLAAVFNLAPSLIRLSIVIATLTLIATLIGIQVVRGEVRGRDLAAAAMGKLNLALYTTIIVAAILVAAFSYYEAFRGVFTVMEATAIFIADLLGMITALVALFVTEYFTHYTFPPVRNIARQAVLSASNVIVAGYSYGLLSAVPTILMVVAALGISYVLGSMFIPPGGIEGGIFGTAVASVGLLSLAGIVISLDSYGPVSDNANGLVEMTGMDEVRNVTDALDAIGNTFKATTKGYAIASAGLAALVLFIGFIYEVVERMGMTLTQAFSYMSAVNPSIIIGALIGVALVYFFSSTTLASVGRAAGELVEEIRRQFREKRILELWPQEKPDYNRAIDIVTRHALKNFLVPGLAAVIVPVIVGLALGWVALVGLIFGTILAGFPRALLMANAGGAWDNAKKYIEIEGIEIGGVRYGKKSEPHKNAVVGDVVGDPFKDTTGPSLNPLIKVVNTVSIVFAPAIAVMSMINPAVAALMFILPIVALAL, encoded by the coding sequence ATGATACCCTTAACACTGGCCCTGGCAGTAGTAATACCTATAATAGGTATTATTTTAGCAGCCTACAACGCATCCTCCGTCCTCAGGATAGTACCGGGTAAGAGGGAGCTGACTGAGATTAACATGCTCATAGCCGAGGGGGGCAAGACTTTCCTAATGAGGGAGTACAAGACTATACTCCCAACTGGCGTTGTCCTAACAATACTCATATGGGCTGCTTACTACCTGGTATTCCATAACCCACTTTATGGGAACCTAGCTGCATTATCCTTTGCCCTGGGCGCCATTGGTAGTGCTGTGGCTGGTTACCTGGGTATGTACGTAACCACGAGGAGCGCCGCCAAAACCGCCTGGATGGCTAGGAATGGGATGGGCCCAGCGCTGAGCACGTCCTTCAGGGCAGGTACGGTAATGGGGCTATCACTAGCCAGCATTGCTTTGCTAATAGTCACCATACTATACTGGGCATACTCATCAATATTACCAACGCCTGAATGGGCCGAGGTTCTGGCCCCCGTGGCCTTTGGCGCCAGTTTGATATCATTATTCATAAGGGTTGCGGGCGGTATTTACACAAAGGCTGCGGATTGGGGCGCAGACATAGTGGGTAAGGTGGAGGCTGGGATACCGGAGGATGACCCAAGGAACCCAGGTGTCATTGCTGATAATGTGGGCGATAATGTGGGTGATTGTGCGGGCATGGCTAGTGACGTTTACGAGAGCTTCGTTGTGGTGCTCACGGGAGCCTTACTCCTAGCCGCGGTTTTTAACCTGGCACCATCACTCATTAGGCTATCCATAGTGATAGCCACATTGACACTTATAGCCACGTTAATAGGGATACAGGTGGTTAGGGGTGAGGTTAGGGGTAGAGACCTAGCGGCCGCCGCAATGGGTAAGCTGAACCTAGCCCTCTACACAACGATAATAGTGGCCGCAATATTAGTGGCCGCCTTCTCATACTATGAGGCATTCAGGGGTGTTTTCACAGTGATGGAGGCCACGGCCATTTTCATAGCGGATCTCCTGGGTATGATAACAGCATTGGTGGCCCTCTTCGTAACCGAGTACTTTACCCACTACACGTTCCCACCCGTTAGGAACATTGCCAGGCAGGCGGTGCTCTCTGCATCGAACGTAATCGTGGCTGGCTACTCCTATGGGTTGTTGAGTGCTGTGCCCACGATACTCATGGTTGTGGCCGCCCTGGGAATCTCATATGTACTAGGTTCCATGTTCATACCACCAGGGGGTATTGAGGGTGGTATTTTCGGAACAGCAGTGGCCTCTGTGGGGTTGCTGAGCTTAGCAGGTATTGTCATATCCCTTGACTCCTACGGGCCCGTCAGTGATAATGCAAATGGCCTAGTGGAGATGACGGGTATGGATGAGGTTAGGAATGTCACAGATGCCCTGGACGCGATAGGTAACACATTCAAGGCCACCACGAAGGGTTACGCAATAGCCAGTGCCGGGTTGGCGGCCTTGGTATTATTCATAGGCTTCATATACGAGGTCGTGGAGAGAATGGGTATGACCCTAACCCAGGCCTTTAGCTACATGAGCGCAGTGAACCCAAGCATAATAATAGGGGCCCTAATAGGCGTTGCCCTAGTTTACTTCTTCTCAAGCACCACACTGGCAAGCGTGGGTAGGGCGGCTGGCGAGCTTGTGGAGGAGATAAGGAGGCAGTTCAGGGAGAAGAGGATACTGGAACTCTGGCCACAGGAGAAGCCGGATTATAACAGGGCCATAGACATAGTCACCAGGCACGCCCTGAAAAACTTCCTAGTACCTGGACTCGCCGCGGTCATAGTCCCAGTTATTGTGGGGCTAGCCCTAGGCTGGGTGGCACTGGTGGGTTTAATATTCGGCACAATACTCGCAGGCTTCCCGAGGGCATTACTCATGGCCAATGCAGGTGGTGCGTGGGATAATGCTAAGAAGTACATCGAGATAGAGGGGATAGAGATTGGTGGTGTTAGGTATGGCAAGAAGAGCGAACCTCACAAGAACGCGGTAGTCGGTGATGTCGTTGGTGATCCGTTCAAAGATACCACAGGTCCCTCTCTCAATCCGTTAATTAAGGTTGTCAATACTGTGTCTATTGTTTTTGCACCAGCTATTGCCGTGATGAGTATGATTAATCCGGCGGTGGCCGCATTAATGTTCATACTGCCCATTGTGGCACTTGCTCTGTAA